Genomic segment of Acidobacteriota bacterium:
AGCATTGCCGGTGAGGCTTGCAGAAGCAAAGATCGCCATCATGCAGTAGCCGAGGTGATTGACTGAGGAGTAGGCGAAGATGCGCTTCAAATCCTTTTGCGCGAGAGCCGCAAAGGCGGAGAGAACCACTGTGCCGACGGCGAGCCACAACAGCGGCGTCAGCACAGATCGAATCTGCGGAGAAAAGATAGGGAGAACGATTCGAAGGAATCCGTAGACGCCCATCTTCGACATCGCGCCGGTGAGCAGCATGGTCGTGCCGGTTGGCGCTTCTGCGTATGCCGAAGGCAGCCAGGTATGAAATGGAATGAGCGGGACCTTGACGGCGAAGCCGAGAAAGACGCCGCCAAAGATCAGGAGCGCCATCTGCTCCGGCGTAAACCTGTGCCAGGCGAGATTCGCCAGTGCCGGGACGAGTTTCCCGCCTCGCGCCAATTCAGACAGACGAATGAAATCGAATGTTCCGGTGCACTGAAACAAAGCGAGAAACGCGAGCAGCAGTGCGACGCTTCCAGCCATGGTGTAGACGAGAAACTGCGTCGCTGCGGAGGCGCGTTGCGGCCCGCCCCAAAGTTGTATGAGAAAGAAGGCGGGGATGAGGCTCAACTCCCAGAAGATGAACCAGTGGAAGAAGTTTAGCGCCGTGAATGTTCCGAACAGTCCCGCCTGGAGGAACAGGACCAGAGCGAAGTAGAGTCTCTCACGCTCGCGGACCTGCGACGATGCGGCAATCGACATCGTGACTACAAGGGCTGAAAGCAGCAGCATCGCGAGGCCAAGCCCGTCGATGCCCAAGTGATACTCCGCGCCAAGCGGGGGTATCCATGCGTGCCATTCCTGAAACTGGAGAGCCCCGGATGCCGCGTCGAACCGATGATAGAGGATGAGCGTTAGAGCAAGTGCAATGAGGCTGAACGCTAACGCAAGCACTCGAGCACGCTTCTTCTGCCTGTCGCCAAGGGCAAGAATTGTGATGGCGCCGACAAGCGGCACGGCAGTCAGCAGTGTAAGGAACGGGAAGGCCGTCATCCGTGGCGACCCCAGATGAGGAATAGGACGAATCCTGCAAAGGCGATTCCGATGATTCGGAGATAACTCTGCGCGCGTCCACCCTGTAGGCGCGAAAGAAGCCGTCCGCTAAGAGCTACTCCCTGACAGCTTTGATCGAAGGTGCGATTGACCACAAAGACATCCGTCGAGCGGCTCAGCCAGGAAGCCCCAAGCGCAAGCGAGGAGACGAGCCGAACCGCGCCGTGGAAGACCCATCGATCGAGCCAGTCACACGCGGCGGCGCACCATGTGGTGAAGCGAACAAAGGTCGCTGCGTAAAACGCATCCACAAACCAGCCGTTACGGAGGAGATGGAACATTCGTGGACTGAATTGTTCGAGGGCGTCAGGCGCTTGAGGAGTGCCGGCCGGTTTGTAGCTATAAAGCAACCAGCCTGTAGCCAGGCCAATCAGGAGAAGGGCCGTTGATGAAAACATGACAGCCAGGACGCCGCTCTCTCCGAATCCCTGAAGATCGAACCGTACACGCTGGCCGTTGAGAAATGCGCTGAACCATGGCCACACCGGAGTGCCGACCAGACCCAACAGCATGGAACAACCAGCCAGGATGACGAGCGGGAGTGTCATGAGGGCGGGGCTTTCGTGGGGAGCCGTTT
This window contains:
- a CDS encoding NADH-quinone oxidoreductase subunit M translates to MTAFPFLTLLTAVPLVGAITILALGDRQKKRARVLALAFSLIALALTLILYHRFDAASGALQFQEWHAWIPPLGAEYHLGIDGLGLAMLLLSALVVTMSIAASSQVRERERLYFALVLFLQAGLFGTFTALNFFHWFIFWELSLIPAFFLIQLWGGPQRASAATQFLVYTMAGSVALLLAFLALFQCTGTFDFIRLSELARGGKLVPALANLAWHRFTPEQMALLIFGGVFLGFAVKVPLIPFHTWLPSAYAEAPTGTTMLLTGAMSKMGVYGFLRIVLPIFSPQIRSVLTPLLWLAVGTVVLSAFAALAQKDLKRIFAYSSVNHLGYCMMAIFASASLTGNAASTTTAQVAALDGAILQMFNHGLTAATLFWFVALLEARSAGLRGLNDFGGLRKIVPVFTGLMGIAMFSSLGLPGLNGFIGEFLIFRGVFPLASWAAALALIGLLVTAIFILTILQRVFSEPLNERWSTMADLTTAERLALLPPIGLMFALGLFPQLILGILNSTVVRLVQQMRY